In the genome of Acidobacteriota bacterium, one region contains:
- the mqnC gene encoding dehypoxanthine futalosine cyclase, translated as MSVEAIARRFEVERRLTWDEALELYRDAPTELIGRLADDVRRLKHPEGVVTYIIDRNVNYTNVCVARCRFCAFYRPVGSSEGYTLGFDEIFRKIDETIALGGEQLLLQGGHNPDIPLQWYDDLFRAVKQRYPAFRLHALSPPEIIHLARLSQLPVPAVIERLVSAGLDSVPGGGAEVLVDRVRRLLNCYNKATADEWLDVMRHAHRAGLRTTATMMYGTVETMEERLEHLFRLRELQDETGGFTAFITWSYQPQHTELGGAEATAVEYVRTLALARLVLDNFDNLQASWVTQGGKVGQLSLAYGANDMGSVMIEENVVRAAGAAYCMDEHEVVRNIENAGFTAKRRNMHYEVLGDPMFRSREVPRMLELAVARGDGRGGEADDLRGYEARSLAARRLRTAPPS; from the coding sequence ATGTCGGTCGAGGCCATCGCACGGCGGTTCGAGGTGGAGCGGCGCCTCACGTGGGACGAGGCGCTCGAGCTGTACCGCGACGCGCCGACTGAGCTCATCGGCCGGCTGGCCGACGACGTCCGCCGCCTCAAGCATCCCGAGGGCGTCGTCACCTACATCATCGACCGGAACGTCAACTACACGAACGTCTGCGTCGCGCGCTGCAGGTTCTGCGCGTTCTATCGCCCGGTCGGGTCGAGCGAGGGCTACACGCTCGGCTTCGACGAGATCTTCCGCAAGATCGACGAGACGATCGCGCTCGGCGGCGAGCAGTTGTTGCTGCAGGGCGGGCACAACCCGGACATCCCGCTGCAGTGGTACGACGATCTCTTCCGCGCGGTGAAGCAGCGGTATCCCGCGTTCCGCCTGCACGCGCTGTCGCCGCCCGAGATCATCCACCTCGCGCGGCTGTCGCAGTTGCCGGTGCCCGCCGTGATCGAGCGGTTGGTGAGCGCGGGTCTCGACAGCGTCCCGGGCGGCGGCGCCGAGGTTCTCGTCGACCGCGTGCGGCGGCTCCTCAACTGCTACAACAAGGCCACGGCCGACGAGTGGCTCGACGTCATGCGGCACGCGCACCGCGCCGGGCTGCGCACGACGGCGACGATGATGTACGGCACGGTCGAGACGATGGAGGAGCGGCTCGAGCACCTGTTCAGGCTTCGCGAGCTGCAGGACGAGACCGGCGGCTTCACCGCGTTCATCACCTGGAGCTATCAGCCGCAGCACACCGAGCTCGGCGGCGCGGAAGCGACGGCCGTCGAGTACGTCCGGACGCTCGCGCTGGCGAGGCTCGTGCTCGACAACTTCGACAACCTGCAGGCGTCCTGGGTCACCCAGGGCGGGAAGGTGGGGCAGCTCAGCCTCGCCTACGGCGCCAACGACATGGGCTCCGTGATGATCGAGGAGAACGTCGTGCGCGCGGCCGGCGCGGCGTACTGCATGGACGAGCACGAGGTGGTCCGCAACATCGAGAACGCCGGATTCACCGCCAAGCGCCGCAACATGCACTACGAGGTGCTCGGCGATCCCATGTTCCGCTCGCGCGAGGTGCCGCGGATGCTCGAGCTGGCGGTGGCGCGGGGAGATGGGCGGGGCGGCGAGGCCGACGACCTCCGCGGCTACGAGGCCCGCAGCCTGGCGGCGAGACGTCTTCGGACGGCGCCGCCGTCGTGA
- a CDS encoding UbiX family flavin prenyltransferase, whose amino-acid sequence MSARTEPAGASARRVAVGVTGASGAIYAVRTIAALLELGCELDIVFSDYGRRLLMDELGPDAKVERLPELLAAKYGDGVARGSFRLLGNRDLGASLASGSHRCESMVIVPCSMKTLAAVAQGLSRSLIERAADVMLKEQRRLVVVPRETPMSLPALRNMVACAEAGAMVLPAMPAFYQRPKTIDDLADFIAGKILNALGFDQRLFPAWKGE is encoded by the coding sequence GTGAGCGCCCGAACGGAGCCGGCGGGCGCGAGCGCCAGGCGCGTGGCCGTCGGCGTCACCGGCGCGAGCGGCGCGATCTACGCCGTGCGCACCATCGCGGCCCTCCTCGAGCTGGGCTGCGAGCTCGACATCGTGTTCAGCGACTACGGACGCCGGCTGCTCATGGACGAGCTCGGGCCGGACGCGAAGGTCGAACGGCTGCCCGAGTTGCTCGCGGCCAAGTACGGCGATGGTGTGGCGCGCGGCAGCTTTCGCTTGCTCGGCAACCGTGATCTCGGTGCCTCGCTGGCGAGCGGAAGCCACCGCTGCGAGAGCATGGTCATCGTGCCGTGCTCGATGAAGACGCTCGCCGCCGTGGCGCAGGGGCTGTCGCGCAGCCTCATCGAGCGCGCGGCGGATGTCATGCTCAAGGAGCAGCGGCGGCTCGTGGTCGTACCGCGCGAAACGCCCATGAGCCTGCCCGCGCTGCGCAACATGGTCGCGTGCGCCGAGGCGGGCGCGATGGTGCTGCCGGCGATGCCCGCCTTCTACCAGCGGCCGAAGACGATCGACGACCTCGCGGACTTCATCGCGGGCAAGATCCTGAACGCGCTGGGCTTCGACCAGCGGCTCTTCCCTGCGTGGAAGGGCGAATGA
- a CDS encoding UbiA family prenyltransferase: MLARLQTYASFVRFSHSVFALPFALTGALLAGRLVSLDPMRLLWIIVCMVAARSAAMGFNRLVDAVYDARNPRTAMRELPRGAMSRREAALFVIASSAVFVAATVPLGPVCLALSPLALAIVFWYSLAKRVTTYTQLFLGLAMAVAPVGGWIAAGGPLRPEPWVLGLAIGSWVAGFDVLYACQDLEFDRREGLRSIPVTFGVRRAIWISRGLHVVTVLALAVVGRLAGLGPVYAAGLAMVAALLVYEQSLVSAADLSQVKRAFDLNAWVGVLYFVATCADVLTS; this comes from the coding sequence ATGCTCGCGCGCCTCCAGACCTACGCGTCGTTCGTCCGGTTCAGCCACTCGGTGTTCGCGCTGCCGTTCGCGCTGACGGGCGCCTTGCTCGCCGGCCGTCTCGTGTCTCTCGATCCGATGCGGCTTCTGTGGATCATCGTCTGCATGGTGGCGGCGCGGAGCGCGGCGATGGGCTTCAACCGGCTCGTGGACGCCGTGTACGACGCGCGCAACCCGCGCACCGCGATGCGCGAGCTGCCTCGCGGCGCGATGTCACGCCGCGAGGCCGCGCTCTTCGTGATCGCGTCGTCGGCGGTGTTCGTGGCCGCCACCGTCCCGCTCGGCCCGGTGTGCCTCGCCCTGTCGCCGCTGGCGCTCGCGATCGTCTTCTGGTACTCGCTCGCGAAGCGCGTGACGACGTACACGCAGCTCTTCCTCGGGCTGGCGATGGCGGTCGCGCCGGTGGGCGGCTGGATTGCCGCGGGCGGGCCGCTGCGTCCGGAGCCCTGGGTGCTCGGCCTCGCGATCGGCTCGTGGGTGGCGGGATTCGACGTGCTCTACGCGTGCCAGGATCTCGAGTTCGATCGGCGTGAGGGGCTCCGGTCGATCCCGGTGACGTTCGGCGTCCGCCGGGCAATCTGGATCTCCCGCGGCCTGCACGTCGTCACGGTGCTGGCGCTGGCCGTGGTCGGACGGCTGGCCGGGCTCGGCCCGGTCTACGCGGCCGGCCTCGCCATGGTGGCGGCGCTGCTCGTGTACGAGCAATCGCTCGTGAGCGCGGCCGACCTGTCGCAGGTCAAGCGCGCGTTCGACCTGAACGCGTGGGTCGGCGTGCTGTATTTCGTCGCGACGTGCGCGGACGTGCTCACGTCGTGA
- a CDS encoding amidohydrolase family protein, translated as MRVFRARWLLPIDGPPLDGGWVATRSGTVIEVGRGAAPGPADDLGDVALLPGLVNAHTHLELSGLAGRVRPADSMVAWIRAMLAERMAVPPASPANVAAMQAAVAEMQATGTVLVGDVSNSLASVPVLREAAFDAVVFHELIGFDAADPAAMVRDASSRAIAAEAEPPPDIRLSVVAHAPYSVAPALFTEIGRWPQTTPRSVHLAESAEEIEFLRSGTGPFRRLLRELGAWTPAWTPPGCDPVEYMKRVGYLSPGMLAVHGVHLTDDCLARLGEAEAVLVTCPRSNEWVGAGIPRLSHFYAAGVPVAIGTDSLASAPTLNLFDELAEIRRIAPDVSAASLLESATRIGAEALGFGRAYGTIAPGKRARFVAVAVPPGTADVEEYLVAGVPATAVRPVSG; from the coding sequence GTGAGGGTGTTTCGCGCGCGCTGGCTCCTGCCGATTGACGGCCCGCCGCTCGACGGCGGTTGGGTCGCGACCCGGAGCGGCACGGTGATCGAGGTCGGGCGCGGCGCGGCTCCAGGCCCTGCCGACGATCTCGGGGACGTGGCCCTCTTGCCCGGCCTCGTCAACGCTCACACCCATCTCGAGCTGAGCGGCCTGGCAGGACGGGTCCGGCCCGCCGACAGCATGGTGGCCTGGATTCGGGCGATGCTCGCTGAACGCATGGCGGTGCCGCCGGCGAGCCCGGCGAACGTCGCCGCCATGCAGGCGGCGGTGGCCGAGATGCAGGCGACCGGTACCGTGCTCGTCGGCGACGTCTCGAATTCGCTCGCGAGCGTGCCGGTGCTGCGCGAGGCCGCATTCGACGCCGTCGTGTTCCACGAGCTGATCGGCTTCGACGCCGCGGACCCGGCCGCGATGGTGCGCGACGCCTCGTCGCGCGCCATCGCGGCCGAGGCCGAGCCGCCACCCGACATCCGCCTCAGCGTCGTGGCCCACGCGCCGTACTCGGTGGCTCCCGCGCTCTTCACCGAGATCGGTCGCTGGCCGCAGACGACGCCCCGGTCGGTGCACCTCGCGGAGTCGGCGGAGGAGATCGAGTTCCTGCGGAGCGGCACCGGGCCCTTCCGTCGTCTGCTCCGCGAGCTTGGCGCGTGGACCCCGGCCTGGACGCCGCCGGGCTGCGATCCGGTCGAGTACATGAAGCGCGTCGGGTACCTGTCGCCCGGGATGCTGGCCGTCCACGGCGTCCATCTCACGGACGACTGCCTGGCCAGGCTGGGCGAGGCCGAAGCGGTGCTCGTGACCTGCCCGCGGAGCAACGAGTGGGTGGGGGCCGGAATTCCTCGGCTGTCGCACTTCTACGCGGCCGGCGTCCCCGTGGCGATCGGCACCGACAGCCTCGCGTCCGCGCCGACGCTGAACCTGTTCGACGAGCTTGCCGAGATCCGGCGCATTGCGCCCGATGTGTCGGCCGCATCGCTGCTCGAGAGCGCGACGCGGATTGGCGCCGAGGCGCTCGGCTTCGGCCGCGCGTACGGCACGATCGCGCCGGGGAAACGGGCGCGGTTCGTGGCGGTCGCGGTTCCGCCCGGCACGGCCGATGTGGAAGAATACCTGGTCGCTGGCGTGCCGGCCACGGCCGTCAGACCCGTCAGCGGCTGA
- a CDS encoding menaquinone biosynthesis protein: MSRPVRLGAVNYLNVRPLVYGLDARPAAVSLRFDSPADCARLLAAGAIDLGMIPSIAYLDRPSDRVVPGVCIGADGPVASVALFTRRPVPAIATIALDTSSRTSSVLLRILCARAFGIAPAFVPHAPDLTAMLAVADAALLIGDPALFVDQRAFGAEKIDLGEAWRAMTGLPFVFAFWAGPDSPDVHAVVPVLQRAADAGMRHTHVIAKEYCASHPEDVPLAQAYLERNLMFHLDERALAGLRTYYAEAAALGLIRAAADLSFFAGPGAR; encoded by the coding sequence GTGAGCCGGCCCGTCCGTCTCGGCGCGGTCAACTACCTCAACGTCCGCCCGCTCGTGTACGGGCTCGACGCGCGGCCCGCCGCCGTGTCCCTGCGGTTCGATTCGCCCGCCGACTGCGCGCGGCTGCTCGCCGCGGGCGCGATCGATCTCGGGATGATTCCGTCGATCGCGTATCTCGACCGCCCGTCGGACCGCGTGGTGCCGGGCGTCTGCATCGGCGCCGACGGCCCGGTCGCCTCCGTGGCGCTCTTCACGCGCCGGCCCGTGCCCGCGATCGCCACGATCGCGCTCGACACGTCGTCGCGGACCTCGTCCGTGCTCCTGCGGATCCTGTGTGCGCGCGCCTTCGGGATCGCACCGGCGTTCGTACCGCATGCGCCCGATCTGACGGCGATGCTCGCGGTCGCGGACGCAGCGCTGCTCATCGGCGACCCGGCGCTCTTCGTCGATCAGCGGGCGTTCGGCGCGGAGAAGATCGATCTCGGCGAGGCATGGCGCGCGATGACGGGCCTGCCGTTCGTCTTCGCGTTCTGGGCCGGCCCCGACTCGCCCGACGTGCACGCGGTCGTGCCGGTCCTGCAACGGGCCGCCGATGCGGGCATGCGTCACACGCACGTCATCGCGAAGGAATACTGCGCTTCGCATCCGGAGGACGTGCCGCTGGCGCAGGCCTACCTCGAACGGAACCTCATGTTCCACCTGGACGAGCGGGCCCTGGCCGGTCTTCGGACCTATTACGCCGAAGCCGCGGCGCTCGGGCTGATTCGTGCGGCGGCCGACCTCTCCTTCTTCGCCGGGCCGGGTGCGCGATAA
- a CDS encoding menaquinone biosynthesis decarboxylase: MFQDITSFIAEIERRGELARIRPSVDPHLEIAAVTDRASKSPGGGPALLFETPAGGSMPVATNLFGSMSRICLALGVTHLDELAKEIEELTTPPMPRGFMDALKLMPLVTRLTDLMPKTVKDAPCQEVVKMDGGLDELPVLTCWPEDGGPFITLPLVITRDPETGMRNIGTYRMQVFDRRTTGMHWQRHKGGAQHHRVAERLGRRLEVAVALGADPVLIYSATAPMPEGLDELMLAGVLSKRRVELVKCRTVDLEVPATSQIVLEGYVEPGERRREGPFGDHTGLYSLADDFPVFHLTCLTMRKKPVYVSTVVGVPPMEDYYLGKASERIFLPLIRKTLPEIVDMHFPAAGIFHNLVIISIDKRYPGHARKIMSAVWGLGQLMFSKCVIVVDKDVNVHDEAEVTWIAGTHVDPSRDIEITRGPVDDLDDAAIAPAYGGKMGIDATRKLPAEGGTREFPKRLVTSEQARRRADDIWATIGRTSRTQGT, encoded by the coding sequence ATGTTCCAGGACATCACGTCGTTCATCGCCGAGATCGAGCGCCGCGGAGAGTTGGCGCGCATCCGCCCTTCCGTCGACCCGCACCTCGAGATCGCCGCCGTCACCGATCGCGCCTCGAAGTCGCCGGGTGGCGGACCGGCGCTGCTGTTCGAGACGCCGGCGGGCGGCTCGATGCCCGTGGCGACGAATCTCTTCGGCTCGATGTCGCGCATCTGCCTGGCGCTCGGCGTGACGCACCTCGACGAGCTGGCGAAGGAGATCGAGGAGCTGACGACCCCGCCGATGCCGCGCGGCTTCATGGACGCGCTGAAGCTCATGCCGCTCGTGACGCGGCTCACGGACCTGATGCCGAAGACCGTCAAGGACGCGCCGTGCCAGGAGGTCGTGAAGATGGACGGCGGTCTCGACGAGCTGCCGGTCCTGACGTGCTGGCCGGAGGACGGCGGCCCGTTCATCACGCTGCCGCTCGTCATCACGCGCGACCCCGAGACCGGCATGCGCAACATCGGCACCTACCGCATGCAGGTGTTCGATCGGCGCACGACCGGCATGCACTGGCAGCGCCACAAGGGCGGCGCGCAGCATCATCGCGTCGCCGAGCGTCTCGGCCGTCGTCTCGAGGTCGCGGTCGCGCTCGGCGCGGATCCCGTCCTCATCTACTCGGCGACGGCGCCGATGCCCGAAGGCCTCGACGAGCTGATGCTCGCCGGCGTGCTGAGCAAGCGCCGCGTGGAGCTCGTCAAGTGCCGGACGGTCGATCTGGAAGTGCCGGCGACGTCGCAGATCGTCCTCGAAGGCTACGTGGAGCCCGGTGAGCGCCGCCGCGAGGGGCCGTTCGGCGACCACACCGGCCTGTACTCGCTCGCCGACGACTTCCCAGTGTTCCACCTGACGTGTCTCACGATGCGGAAGAAGCCGGTCTACGTCTCGACGGTCGTGGGCGTGCCGCCGATGGAGGACTACTACCTCGGCAAGGCGAGCGAGCGGATCTTCCTGCCGCTCATCCGCAAGACGCTGCCCGAGATCGTGGACATGCACTTTCCAGCCGCCGGCATCTTCCACAACCTGGTGATCATCTCGATCGACAAGCGGTATCCCGGGCACGCGCGCAAGATCATGAGCGCCGTCTGGGGGCTCGGCCAGCTCATGTTCTCGAAGTGCGTCATCGTCGTCGACAAGGACGTGAACGTGCACGACGAGGCCGAGGTCACGTGGATTGCCGGCACGCACGTGGACCCGTCGCGCGACATCGAGATCACCCGCGGGCCCGTCGACGATCTCGACGACGCGGCGATCGCGCCGGCGTACGGCGGCAAGATGGGCATCGACGCGACGCGCAAGCTGCCGGCCGAGGGCGGCACCCGCGAGTTCCCGAAGCGCCTCGTGACGAGCGAGCAGGCCCGCCGCCGCGCCGACGACATCTGGGCCACGATCGGCAGGACCAGCAGGACGCAAGGGACATGA